One Pseudomonas ekonensis DNA window includes the following coding sequences:
- a CDS encoding GNAT family N-acetyltransferase codes for MTTPLADWKGVPPPSTTLIEGRFIRLEKLDPARHGDDLFKALQGPGADPKLWDYLPYGPFPERSAFNDWLNNHAAASDPYFFSVIDRASGQVQGILSLMSIVPAQGRIEIGHVTFGAPMQRSPKSTEAVYLLAKESFALGYRRLEWKCNNANARSKYAAERLGFSFEGVFRQHMVVKGQNRDTAWYSILDSEWPAVAAGFERWLSDGNQTASGQLKGLAECRA; via the coding sequence ATGACCACCCCGCTCGCTGACTGGAAAGGCGTTCCGCCCCCCTCGACCACCCTGATCGAAGGGCGCTTCATCCGTCTGGAAAAACTCGACCCGGCCCGCCATGGCGACGACCTGTTCAAGGCCCTGCAAGGCCCCGGCGCCGATCCGAAACTGTGGGATTACCTGCCTTACGGCCCGTTCCCGGAACGCAGCGCGTTCAACGATTGGCTGAACAACCACGCCGCCGCCAGCGACCCGTACTTCTTCAGCGTGATCGACCGCGCCAGCGGCCAGGTCCAGGGCATCCTCAGCCTGATGTCCATCGTGCCGGCCCAGGGCCGCATCGAAATCGGCCACGTCACCTTCGGCGCGCCGATGCAGCGCTCGCCGAAAAGCACCGAGGCGGTGTACCTGCTGGCCAAGGAATCCTTCGCCCTGGGCTACCGCCGCCTGGAGTGGAAGTGCAACAACGCCAACGCCCGCTCCAAATACGCCGCCGAACGCCTGGGCTTCAGCTTCGAAGGCGTGTTCCGCCAGCACATGGTGGTCAAGGGCCAGAACCGCGACACGGCGTGGTACTCGATCCTGGATTCGGAATGGCCGGCGGTGGCGGCGGGGTTCGAGCGGTGGCTGAGCGACGGGAACCAGACGGCGTCGGGGCAGCTCAAGGGCCTGGCCGAGTGCCGCGCGTAA
- a CDS encoding GNAT family N-acetyltransferase → MSQIDIRPVSADDHAAWLPLWQAYLRFYQTELPDAVTQNTWQRFLDPNEPTHAALAWANGKAVGMVHFIYHRSNWSIENSCYLQDLLVAPETRGTGVGRLLIEHVYATAKADGCCKVHWLTHETNATAIRLYERIAERPGFIQFRKAI, encoded by the coding sequence ATGAGTCAGATCGACATCCGCCCGGTCAGCGCCGACGACCACGCGGCCTGGCTGCCGCTGTGGCAGGCCTACCTGCGCTTTTACCAGACCGAGTTGCCGGACGCCGTGACGCAGAACACCTGGCAGCGTTTCCTCGACCCGAACGAACCGACCCATGCCGCCCTCGCCTGGGCCAACGGCAAGGCCGTCGGCATGGTGCACTTCATCTATCACCGTTCGAACTGGAGCATCGAGAACTCCTGCTACCTGCAGGACCTGCTGGTGGCGCCCGAAACCCGCGGCACCGGCGTCGGGCGCCTGCTGATCGAACACGTCTACGCCACGGCCAAGGCCGACGGCTGCTGCAAGGTGCACTGGCTGACCCACGAAACCAACGCCACGGCGATCCGCCTCTACGAGCGCATCGCCGAACGTCCGGGCTTCATCCAGTTTCGCAAAGCCATTTGA
- a CDS encoding PLP-dependent aminotransferase family protein, with the protein MASEPLSLSFNPAGIELDRRQGLSRQLYQALRLRVLDGRLASGMRLPASRDLAAALGISRNSVVRAYDQLYAEGFIEGRVGDGTYVAQLPQASLSAEKFSTKISTGFSTGLPTALSTKCEDLPGYLSSKVIHSAALERVTKNHLPMPPSGPPKAFRVGVPAFDLFPFEVWAKLNAGFWRKPDLDQLCYGDPAGDARLRGMIAAYLRSSRGMQCTAEQIVITSGAQQGISLCAQLLVEPGDGVAIENPGYRAAGHAFALAGANLHGVAVDSEGIDCGELERLGDCRLAYVTPSHQYPSGVVMSLARRLELLAWAERTRGWIVEDDYDGEYRYSGAPLAPLAALDRQGRVLYVGTFGKVAFPALRLGYLVLPAGLVQAFAQRRAVDVRHSEVSTQAVMAEFMAAGHFQRHIRRMRRAALNRLNCLLAHWPAGIRGVGPLPDVMAGLHLTVPVDSVARERELVEKARSAGVEVNGLSGYWLPDPSPPADRRAGLVLGFAAVPEPAIAAALARLGTVWRD; encoded by the coding sequence ATGGCCAGCGAGCCGTTGTCCTTGTCCTTCAACCCGGCGGGCATTGAACTGGACCGGCGCCAGGGCCTGAGCCGTCAGCTGTACCAGGCGCTGCGCCTGCGGGTGCTGGACGGGCGCCTGGCCAGCGGCATGCGCCTGCCGGCGAGCCGGGACCTGGCCGCCGCGCTGGGGATCTCCCGCAACAGCGTGGTGCGGGCCTACGATCAGCTGTATGCCGAAGGATTCATCGAAGGGCGGGTCGGCGACGGAACGTACGTGGCGCAGTTGCCGCAGGCGTCACTGTCGGCGGAAAAGTTTTCCACAAAAATATCCACAGGGTTTTCAACAGGCTTACCCACAGCCTTATCCACAAAATGCGAGGATTTGCCTGGGTATTTATCCAGCAAAGTTATCCACAGCGCGGCCTTGGAACGGGTCACGAAGAACCATTTGCCGATGCCGCCCAGCGGGCCGCCCAAGGCGTTCCGGGTCGGCGTTCCGGCGTTCGACCTGTTCCCGTTCGAGGTCTGGGCCAAGCTGAACGCGGGGTTCTGGCGCAAGCCCGACCTGGATCAGCTGTGCTACGGCGACCCGGCCGGCGATGCGCGGCTGCGCGGGATGATCGCGGCATACCTGCGCAGCTCGCGGGGCATGCAGTGCACCGCTGAACAAATTGTGATCACCAGCGGCGCGCAGCAGGGGATCAGCCTTTGTGCACAGTTGCTGGTGGAGCCGGGCGACGGTGTGGCCATCGAGAATCCGGGCTACCGGGCGGCGGGCCATGCCTTTGCGCTGGCCGGCGCGAACCTGCACGGGGTGGCGGTGGACAGCGAAGGCATCGACTGCGGCGAGCTGGAGCGGCTCGGCGATTGCCGGCTGGCCTACGTCACGCCTTCGCACCAGTACCCCAGCGGCGTGGTCATGAGCCTGGCCCGGCGCCTGGAGCTGCTGGCCTGGGCCGAGCGCACCCGGGGCTGGATCGTCGAAGACGACTACGACGGCGAATACCGCTACAGCGGCGCGCCATTGGCACCGTTGGCGGCGCTCGACCGTCAGGGCCGCGTGCTGTACGTCGGCACCTTCGGCAAGGTCGCGTTCCCGGCGCTGCGCCTGGGCTATCTGGTGCTGCCTGCGGGGCTGGTGCAGGCCTTCGCGCAGCGGCGCGCCGTGGACGTGCGCCATTCCGAGGTGAGCACCCAGGCGGTCATGGCCGAGTTCATGGCTGCGGGCCACTTTCAGCGGCATATCCGGCGCATGCGCCGCGCCGCCCTGAACCGGCTCAACTGTTTGCTGGCCCATTGGCCCGCCGGCATCCGTGGCGTCGGTCCGTTGCCCGACGTGATGGCCGGCCTGCACCTGACGGTGCCGGTCGACAGCGTGGCGCGCGAACGTGAACTGGTGGAAAAGGCCCGGAGCGCCGGCGTCGAGGTCAACGGGCTGAGCGGTTACTGGCTGCCCGACCCGTCACCGCCGGCGGACCGGCGCGCCGGCCTGGTGCTGGGGTTTGCGGCGGTGCCCGAGCCTGCGATAGCGGCTGCGCTGGCGCGCCTGGGCACCGTGTGGCGTGATTGA
- a CDS encoding FMN-binding negative transcriptional regulator, whose protein sequence is MYTPRAFAVDDLSQLHELILATRLAILVSHGAQGLQASHVPVLLHREQGEHGTLYGHLAKANPQWKDLRDGAEAMVIFAGPDAYVSPGFYPGKAEHGKVVPTWNYVAVHAYGHAETFSDGGRLLDIVSTLTDRHESNRATPWKVDDAPADYIDGMLKAIVGFAIPIDRLEGKRKLSQNRSAEDIAGVREGLAASPDFTDRTLAHLMR, encoded by the coding sequence ATGTACACCCCACGCGCCTTTGCCGTCGACGACCTGTCCCAACTGCACGAACTGATCCTCGCCACCCGCCTCGCCATCCTGGTGAGCCACGGGGCGCAGGGGCTGCAGGCCAGCCACGTGCCCGTGCTGCTGCATCGCGAGCAAGGCGAACACGGCACGCTGTACGGACACCTGGCCAAGGCCAATCCCCAATGGAAAGACCTGCGCGACGGCGCCGAAGCGATGGTGATCTTCGCCGGCCCCGACGCCTACGTCAGCCCCGGGTTCTACCCGGGCAAGGCCGAGCACGGCAAAGTCGTGCCGACCTGGAACTACGTCGCCGTGCACGCCTACGGCCACGCCGAGACCTTCAGCGACGGCGGGCGCCTGCTCGACATCGTCAGCACCCTCACCGACCGCCATGAGTCGAACCGCGCCACACCCTGGAAAGTCGACGACGCCCCCGCCGACTACATCGACGGCATGCTCAAGGCCATCGTCGGCTTCGCGATCCCCATCGACCGCCTCGAAGGCAAACGCAAGCTCAGCCAGAACCGCAGCGCCGAAGACATCGCCGGCGTGCGCGAAGGGCTGGCCGCCAGCCCCGACTTCACCGACCGAACCCTCGCCCACCTGATGCGTTAA